Within Wyeomyia smithii strain HCP4-BCI-WySm-NY-G18 chromosome 2, ASM2978416v1, whole genome shotgun sequence, the genomic segment TGCCTGCAGTTTGGATTTGTAAGTCGAAGAAACTTAGTTAAGTGCATGGAAAAAACGTTCGGTTTGTTTGTATTTTTCGCAGAGATGATGGTTCACCTAAATTAGTAGCGAACACATTTATTCCGGAAGGTTCAATCGTTCTGATAGAGAGGCCACTAGCGTCGAATGTAGAATTTTCCAAAATCCAATGCTACGCTTGCCACATTGTTCGACCACATCTGATTCCGTAAGTAgggttattattttttataactgaaTGATATATCTGTATTTGCTTATTCAGTTGCTTCAACTGCCAAGGAGTGTTTTACTGCTCCTATGAGTGCCAACAGAAGGATGACGGTTACCACAAGTTCGAATGTCGCGGCTACCAGTTACTCTTCTTTCCTCTAGTCAACGGCAATCTCGAGCTGCGGTTGCTAATCCGAACGCTTAATACGCTCCGTAAGGTGTTGGCCGTCCAACCTTTCACCCACCGGAAAACGCCCCGAACGGCGGAAGATCTGTTCAAGCTGCTCCTCGAGGGTCGGGAAGTTTTTGCCGATCTGTTCAATGCTCTACTAATACAGCCAGATTATGCCAATTTTCGCGGAGAAGATTTCGATGCACTCATGATTAAGACGGAAAAATTGCTCAGCTACGTGAAACTAGATGGACTGGTGAAGCAGATTTATTTCACCCAATGGAAATACTTCGATAAGTTTCAGTTCGATATTTTTATCGGCGGCTTGTTACTGCACTTTTGCACTCTAACCATGACCAAGGTAAGCCGACTGTCGTACGAAATTCCGGCAACGGAGGACTTTGTTGGTCGTGTTCAAGATAATGCCTCGGCCAGCAACAACTATGAGCAGGAACCACTCAAGAAGACTGTTCTCGAGACGTTAGAGCGATATGGAAAAGCGGTTAGTATgattgaacaaaaataaaaaaaaatgtttctgttATTCTGTTTGGTTTCATTTCAGCACTCGAGGCGAAATACCATTGAAACAGGACCACTAAGGGAAGGCATCTGGTGCCACCTGGAAATGCTCCGTAGTGAGTACGAGAACAGTAAAAAATCGGAAGAGCCGGAAGACGATCCATGTCATCAGGTGTGGACGCGGTCAAATGTGAAACGGCTGTGGCAGCAGTGCCTGGATGAAGCCGCGCTTGAGATCGTTCCAAAGCACCTCTTTAATTCCCGGACGGATATCGTAACGAGAGCACTGAATCGCTTTTTCGATGTTTATTTCGACCATTTCGGAGAAATCCCGATGTGCAGCAGGAATCGTACCTTTCCGAATGTGATGCGTGCGCTCTACTCGACAGCGATGAAGATCGAGCATTCCTGTGggccaaatttattttttgcgtgAGTATTCAGGGGTGGTTTACCGAACGTTAAGCGTCGATACTGaacaaaatattttcagaatgatTTCCAACGGCCTGTTTGTGGCCCGCGCTCGTCGTGATATCAATCAAGGGGAGGAACTTACGCTTAATCATGGTCCCCACTATAAAGTTGCTGCGCGAGAGAAGCGGCGGAACTACCTCCGAAAAATCTATATTAACTGTGATTGCATCCACTGCGGGATGCTTGATGATCATTGGGTAAtttttagaaacattttttttaaactcagcTAACTGAATTTTTGTCAATAGCTTCGCTACCAACGTGTGAAATGCGAGTTCTGTATGTTCAACCCACAATCCATGAGTAGCTGCCCGGACTGTTTACGAGTTAAGGAACAACCGTGGGAAGTGGAAATCCTGATTCAGCAGCTGCAAGGACTGGAGTTGAAATTGTCGAAAAGTTCCTTGCCGCAGCTGCTGCCACTGACCGCTTACGGGCGCACGGTCGGAAGTCTACAGACGGCGACCGCATCCGGCAAGCGGAAAATCGAGTTGCTCATGTTTTTCGAGCGTATCTGGAAGATGATGTTCGTTGAAGAATATAACATACCTCTCTATAATAACCTTAAGGAACAGTTGTCCTGCTTCGCAGAAGAAGGTAATTTGTGGAATATTCAATTCTTAATCATGAGTTCTATAATTGTATTTCTCGCTAGTGATTCGCGATGCTATCGATGATGTGTACGTGCTGCTGAAGCGTTGTAAGGACATAATCGATACACTGTTTCCGTACATGAGCGTCCAAGTGGCGAACGAATACGAGCTTGTGGTTCGCCGCGCTGTAAAGTACATGTTACCGGCAAAGTGAGtcttgcttcaggtgtttcagTGGATCATTTCTAAAACAATCCTATGATTTTCAGATTTCTCGCAGTTGATCGCAGCCAAGTGTACAGGACGTATGATTTGGCTTATTCGATGATTAAGCACGCGTTCCAGATTCTCGAAGCTCGGTTTTTGTACGAAGATGAAAGCTACCGGAAGCTAACAGTGGTAGAGTATTCGCTGCGCATGTTCGAGGAGAACTTGCGCATTACAGGAGCCAGTGAGGACGCCGAACTGGTACTGGCGCTGGTTAATCCGGATaagggaaaaaatgatacttcaaatcaaaacaagcaaCGAGGACGGGACCAGAAGCGAAAAAAACTAACCAAAGAATCAAAACAAACGGATCAAACCTCTGTCAATGGAGACTTCGAGCGGCAGGAGGACGATCGAAAGGAGGGTGCCGGTAAGATACCCAATGGTATTAAACATTACAATACCAGCTCCCTCGATACTAGCAATAGCAGCTGCAGCAGTGAAAACAGTAACAGTAGTGTAGATACAGTTATTGTCAATGCTGTCGAGGAGCCGAATGATGTGAAGGCAGAGCAAATAGCGTCAGTGTCAAgaaaatcggaaaaaaattcCAAACGTAAAGAAACAGGTGCAGTACCAAAACCATGTCGAACGATGAAGCACCAtcggaaagtttgagagttgcCTTTATACTGGTAGGATTTGATTCCTCCTGTTCTAGAGTCAACAAGAGAAAATAATGTTAGTGTCATAGTTAGGATCACATGTTGTCTGTTTCTTTATACATAACAGAGGTACGAAGGATGCGAATTCTTTCGAATATCATTCCGTTTCATTTTAAAATAACGCTTAggtattttaaaaattgttttgttCCAGCTGTTTGCTAGCGAGAAGTGCGTGAATTATTCTATCAATCAACAAACTAAAACAGTATCGTACAAATACTTATACTAAAACCAACACTCGTAGTGAAACTTAATATCATGTATATTGTAGCATAGGAAAAAGCCATTAGCAGTTATATCTTTCTTCTCGAGGAAACCAAACGAATAGTTACTGTACTTAACTCATGCCATACCTTGCGAACATCGATTAGCTTTGAAACATAAAATGACAACGTATTCTCGACAGCTGCAATCGCGCAGGTTAACTAACATTACCCTTACTATGTTAAGCGACTGTTCCAGTACAGTTCAAAGCTTATCAAGACCGTTCAGTCAGCTTGAAGCTACAGAAACTTCAACCTCAATTTCCTTCAGGACTGAATTCTAGTGCAAAATTGtcctcagaaaaaaaaaattgcaaatattcGTACAATCATGTCGTTATAGCAGTGAAATGCGCTTTTTCTTGGTTTTAGGTTCACTGAAAGGCATTTCAAGCCAAGAGTACTACACTGTTTAACACATTCAGAAGAAAGCTGGTTTTAGGTTATGAAATTGTCTCAGATCACTGTGTAAGTTCAGGCCAACAAAGTatatgttcaaaaaaaaaaaaaacctggttaaatgaaaatatcaatataAGCTCTATATAAACGTAActaaaaattattgaattttctaGACTCAGAATGCTTAGCAGTTAATAGTTAgattaaaaatttggaattgcaatttatttttcattaagtTGGCTTCATTATATGCTCTGTCAGGATTATTTGTTTGACACCATTACGGCGAGCTGTTGATAActaataggggtcttcacatcgagctcgtatacgaataccgagccgtaaactgcgtatcttccattactcgtcaatggaggtgagtatttttacgggtgggtatttgtttacgagctcgacatgaatcccCCTAATATTTTAACTCACTTGGTTCTCCATTATCGTTTATTATCGAATAGTGCGTAACTCGAAACTGCAATCAAAACTCGAATAATTGTGAGGTTTTGTCGCTGAAAGAGGGTGGAAACTCGTTACTCTTATCAATTCTCTGGAAGGCAAAGAATCCTCTTTTGAAGTAAAAATCGCGAAGTTCAGTCTAGCCGGAAGTTCAAGACTTGaaagtaaaagaaaaataataatcttTCTTTCAACTTAAGCAAAGGTTCAGATCACTATCATGTACCACTCAAGAATGAGGGAAAATGTTGGGGAAGCGGCCAATTCTACAGAGAAGGTAGTTCTTAATTTTAGATTGATTCAATTTTGTGTTTGATATCatgaattttattattcacctCATGCTACGTGGACTGTTTCTTTTCTAATTCAGAACTCTTTTGATCTTGATGATCAGTTATTAAATAACACTATACGTCAAATAATTTGCTTGTATAAGAAATTCTAATCTGTagaattttaaacataacacaACTTAGATAAATAGTTTAATAAGATATACCTTTGAAATGTTTTCGTTATTGAAGTTTCTTACACTATCTAAGTATTCCTacgttatttttcaaaactttctgTAATGTATCTGCTATTACTCGATTTTCTCGAATTTTATTGTTCTATTTTCAATTTGCAATCGTTTCCATGCTTTGTGTAATAGAAGAGCAGTCAGATTTAGTTTAATATATCATGTGACAGTACGACTGAAAAAAACATAACTAATATAACTCTTAAGTTAAGCAGTCTTTATTCTATAACCCTAGTATTAAGCTAACCTTTTATGTTTGCCTCAttatttctttcgttctttatttatttctcaaaccaTAAACTATTCATATCACAGTTCACCCCTAGGGGAACTGATTCGTATTACAG encodes:
- the LOC129724132 gene encoding uncharacterized protein LOC129724132, giving the protein MENLNFPPIEFIRPDCTELKTVFQEFSIILHNFHHFESIPTDKWLGLLQEKALRRRRADIREADRLHNLSVQLAENGELDKAMIHITQALYRCPLDSILAKAILCQKGELLRRKERMQDAIRHLEHCLQIEGERFSFGTYLCLLRCYKAMGNALKVRTTLNRCATFFNRWKDEFHRYDSQLKNEPDVHMEEMKKEFDLHANCIPVEIMQDKNFRNEPAVQDDYEEEVDIEPYLGFSTDRNICGASSACSLDLDDGSPKLVANTFIPEGSIVLIERPLASNVEFSKIQCYACHIVRPHLIPCFNCQGVFYCSYECQQKDDGYHKFECRGYQLLFFPLVNGNLELRLLIRTLNTLRKVLAVQPFTHRKTPRTAEDLFKLLLEGREVFADLFNALLIQPDYANFRGEDFDALMIKTEKLLSYVKLDGLVKQIYFTQWKYFDKFQFDIFIGGLLLHFCTLTMTKVSRLSYEIPATEDFVGRVQDNASASNNYEQEPLKKTVLETLERYGKAHSRRNTIETGPLREGIWCHLEMLRSEYENSKKSEEPEDDPCHQVWTRSNVKRLWQQCLDEAALEIVPKHLFNSRTDIVTRALNRFFDVYFDHFGEIPMCSRNRTFPNVMRALYSTAMKIEHSCGPNLFFAMISNGLFVARARRDINQGEELTLNHGPHYKVAAREKRRNYLRKIYINCDCIHCGMLDDHWLRYQRVKCEFCMFNPQSMSSCPDCLRVKEQPWEVEILIQQLQGLELKLSKSSLPQLLPLTAYGRTVGSLQTATASGKRKIELLMFFERIWKMMFVEEYNIPLYNNLKEQLSCFAEEVIRDAIDDVYVLLKRCKDIIDTLFPYMSVQVANEYELVVRRAVKYMLPAKFLAVDRSQVYRTYDLAYSMIKHAFQILEARFLYEDESYRKLTVVEYSLRMFEENLRITGASEDAELVLALVNPDKGKNDTSNQNKQRGRDQKRKKLTKESKQTDQTSVNGDFERQEDDRKEGAGKIPNGIKHYNTSSLDTSNSSCSSENSNSSVDTVIVNAVEEPNDVKAEQIASVSRKSEKNSKRKETGAVPKPCRTMKHHRKV